The following are encoded in a window of Terriglobales bacterium genomic DNA:
- a CDS encoding aminotransferase class III-fold pyridoxal phosphate-dependent enzyme, with the protein MPPSPQRPRRFLVVGCGSIGKRHISNLQALGVDDVIAFDPRPDRRAEASEKCHVPVVERLEDAWPLKPDVAVIATPTAMHIPPAIEAAERGCHLFIEKPLSDSLDGVSRLLELVRKKDLITFAGFNTRFIPGIRQMKALITEGAVGKVVALRAETGHYLPEWHPWEDYRQGYSARRQLGGGVILDAIHELDYVRELMGEVESVSCLAGKLSHLEIDTEDVAAILLRHSSGAISEIHLDYVQRARSRTCHVIGDQGTIRWHFVTGQVRCYRSATGQWETWTSPPDWQLNQMYVDEMQHFLNCLDGKDRPLCDVWEGERVLRIALAARESAPTGAAMRIRPPDRRSSKVVAIVQARMGSTRLPGKVLADVAGRPMLWYVTQRVRRAKTVQEVVVATTTSASDEAVVGFCQGERLPVFRGSEDDVLDRYYQAARAHGAGAVVRITADCPFIDPGVIDRVVGAYLDGDADYVSNTLAHTFPDGLDTEVFSMAALETAWKEAKREPEREHVTPYIKLSDRFRVQNVSAQDGEGPPDLRLTVDEGADLEFTRALYALLGGKVSFALGELLKAVKEHPEVAALNRGIIRNEGYYKSLIAEEPMAATTRTLAASQGLKEEARRLIPSYSQTFSKGPTQFVQGVSPVYLARARGSHVWDVDDNEYIDYSMALGPVILGHADPDVNRAIGQQMESGYAFSLPHPLEVELAKVLVEMIPCAEMVRFAKNGSDVTAGAVRAARGFTGRDMVAFCGYHGWQDWYIGATTRNKGVPAAVQQLVAGFEYNNLASLERIFAEHRGQVAAVIMEPAGVIAPQEGFLQQVKDLAHREGALLIFDEVITGFRMALGGAQEYFKVTPDLGCFGKAMGNGYPIAAVVGRRDVMEIFDEVFFSFTFGGDALGLAAALATIRALRERKAIDRIWEQGERLRDGYNTLAQKLGLERYTACIGYPPRTVINFKDDTGAEWLALKSLFQQEVIKRGVLCAGYHMLCASHSAQDVEHTLRAYRAALGVMAEAIAAGNVETRLEGPPVSPVFRRA; encoded by the coding sequence ATGCCTCCGTCCCCACAGCGGCCTCGGCGATTCCTGGTCGTCGGTTGCGGTTCCATCGGAAAACGGCACATCAGTAACCTCCAAGCCTTGGGCGTGGACGATGTGATCGCCTTCGATCCCCGCCCTGACCGCCGCGCCGAGGCCTCGGAGAAATGCCACGTGCCGGTCGTGGAGCGGTTGGAAGACGCCTGGCCGCTCAAGCCCGACGTGGCCGTCATCGCCACGCCGACCGCCATGCACATCCCTCCGGCGATCGAGGCGGCGGAGCGGGGCTGTCACCTGTTCATCGAAAAGCCTCTTTCCGACAGCCTGGACGGTGTAAGCCGCTTGCTGGAACTCGTCCGGAAGAAGGACCTGATCACGTTCGCGGGCTTCAATACGCGATTCATTCCCGGCATCCGGCAAATGAAGGCGCTGATCACTGAGGGGGCTGTCGGCAAAGTAGTGGCCCTCCGGGCCGAGACCGGGCACTACCTGCCCGAGTGGCACCCTTGGGAAGACTATCGCCAGGGCTACAGCGCGCGGCGCCAGTTGGGAGGGGGCGTGATCCTCGATGCCATCCACGAGCTGGACTACGTCCGCGAGCTGATGGGAGAGGTGGAGAGCGTGTCGTGCCTCGCGGGCAAGCTCAGCCACCTAGAGATCGATACCGAGGATGTGGCCGCCATCCTCCTTCGGCACAGCAGCGGCGCTATCTCCGAGATCCATCTTGACTACGTGCAGCGGGCCAGGAGCCGGACCTGTCATGTGATCGGAGACCAGGGCACGATCCGGTGGCACTTCGTGACCGGACAGGTCCGTTGCTATCGCTCGGCCACCGGGCAGTGGGAGACCTGGACCAGTCCCCCCGACTGGCAGCTGAACCAGATGTACGTGGACGAGATGCAGCATTTCCTGAACTGCCTTGACGGCAAGGACCGGCCGCTCTGCGACGTGTGGGAGGGCGAGCGGGTGCTGCGCATCGCGCTGGCGGCCCGGGAATCGGCGCCGACCGGTGCGGCGATGAGGATCCGCCCGCCGGACCGCCGGTCGTCCAAGGTCGTTGCCATCGTGCAGGCCCGCATGGGTTCCACTCGTTTGCCCGGCAAGGTCCTGGCGGACGTCGCCGGGAGACCGATGCTGTGGTACGTCACCCAGCGCGTGCGCCGGGCCAAGACGGTGCAGGAAGTGGTGGTGGCTACCACCACCTCCGCGAGCGACGAAGCGGTGGTCGGGTTCTGCCAGGGCGAACGGCTCCCGGTGTTCCGGGGGAGTGAGGACGACGTCCTCGACCGCTATTACCAGGCGGCGCGAGCGCACGGCGCCGGCGCCGTCGTGCGTATCACCGCGGATTGCCCGTTCATCGACCCTGGCGTGATCGACCGCGTGGTCGGAGCCTATCTGGACGGCGATGCCGATTACGTTTCGAACACTCTGGCCCACACCTTTCCGGACGGACTCGACACCGAGGTCTTTTCCATGGCTGCACTCGAGACCGCCTGGAAGGAAGCGAAGCGCGAGCCCGAGCGCGAGCACGTAACCCCGTATATCAAGCTCTCTGACCGCTTCCGCGTGCAGAACGTCTCCGCCCAGGATGGAGAGGGGCCGCCGGACCTGCGCCTGACCGTGGACGAGGGCGCAGACCTGGAGTTCACCCGCGCGCTGTACGCGTTGCTCGGAGGGAAGGTCAGCTTTGCTCTCGGCGAACTGCTGAAGGCAGTCAAGGAACACCCGGAAGTGGCTGCGCTCAATCGCGGGATCATCCGCAACGAGGGGTACTACAAGAGCCTGATCGCGGAGGAACCGATGGCTGCCACAACCCGCACGCTCGCCGCCTCCCAAGGCCTGAAAGAAGAGGCACGCCGGCTCATCCCTTCGTATTCGCAGACGTTCAGCAAGGGGCCGACGCAGTTCGTGCAGGGGGTTTCGCCAGTGTACCTGGCGCGCGCTCGCGGGTCGCACGTCTGGGACGTGGACGACAACGAGTACATCGACTATTCCATGGCCCTCGGCCCGGTGATCCTGGGCCATGCCGATCCCGACGTGAACCGGGCGATCGGGCAGCAGATGGAAAGCGGCTATGCATTCTCGCTGCCGCATCCCCTGGAGGTCGAGCTTGCTAAGGTCCTGGTGGAAATGATCCCGTGCGCGGAGATGGTGCGCTTCGCTAAGAACGGCTCCGACGTCACCGCGGGCGCGGTCCGGGCGGCACGCGGGTTCACCGGCCGCGACATGGTCGCCTTCTGCGGATATCACGGCTGGCAGGACTGGTACATCGGCGCCACCACCCGGAACAAGGGCGTCCCGGCGGCGGTCCAGCAGCTGGTCGCCGGCTTCGAATACAACAACCTCGCCAGCCTGGAACGGATCTTCGCCGAACATCGTGGCCAGGTCGCTGCCGTGATCATGGAACCGGCCGGAGTCATCGCTCCGCAAGAAGGGTTCCTGCAGCAGGTGAAAGACCTGGCGCACCGCGAGGGCGCTCTGCTCATCTTCGACGAGGTGATCACCGGCTTCCGCATGGCGCTCGGGGGCGCGCAGGAATATTTCAAGGTCACGCCGGACCTGGGTTGCTTCGGCAAGGCCATGGGGAATGGATATCCCATCGCCGCCGTGGTCGGGCGTAGAGACGTGATGGAGATCTTCGACGAGGTGTTCTTCTCCTTCACCTTCGGCGGTGATGCCTTGGGTCTGGCGGCGGCACTGGCCACCATCCGGGCGCTGCGGGAGCGAAAGGCGATCGACCGCATTTGGGAGCAGGGCGAGCGGCTGCGCGACGGGTACAACACGCTGGCCCAGAAACTCGGGCTGGAGCGCTACACCGCATGTATCGGGTACCCGCCTCGCACCGTCATCAACTTCAAGGACGATACCGGCGCCGAGTGGCTGGCGCTGAAAAGCCTCTTCCAGCAGGAAGTCATCAAGCGCGGGGTACTGTGCGCCGGATACCACATGCTCTGCGCCAGCCATAGCGCCCAGGATGTCGAGCACACGCTCCGCGCTTACCGGGCGGCGCTGGGCGTGATGGCGGAAGCCATCGCGGCCGGCAACGTCGAGACGCGCCTGGAGGGGCCTCCGGTCTCCCCGGTCTTCCGCCGGGCATGA
- a CDS encoding SDR family oxidoreductase produces MILVTGASGLLGANFVQVARAAGRPVVAQYRQHPTEELGVTSIRADLTDAAAVSGLMEKARPAWVVHCAAAANVDWCEQHPDEARRINVDGSRMVAREARRAGARLVHISTDAVFDGARGNYAEDDTINPVNEYSRSKADAEVAVREELGAALIVRTTIYGWNFQPKQSLGEWLVAELSSGRSVIGFSDLVFSPLLVNHLSELLLEMMGRSLQGVYHVAASDSCTKYDFGKRMARKFGLDESLVRPGTTEDVPRPARRPRNLSLNTGKIARALGRTMPTVDEGIAAFDALRDTGFAARMKDRGPAHAQS; encoded by the coding sequence ATGATCCTTGTCACCGGCGCCAGCGGTCTGCTGGGCGCGAACTTCGTGCAAGTGGCCCGGGCCGCTGGCCGGCCGGTCGTGGCCCAGTATCGTCAGCATCCGACCGAGGAGCTGGGCGTGACCTCGATCCGGGCTGATTTGACCGATGCCGCTGCGGTCTCGGGGCTGATGGAGAAAGCGCGGCCTGCCTGGGTGGTGCACTGCGCCGCCGCCGCCAACGTCGACTGGTGCGAACAACATCCTGACGAGGCCCGGCGAATCAACGTGGACGGCTCCCGCATGGTGGCCCGCGAAGCGCGCCGTGCCGGCGCTCGCCTCGTCCACATCTCTACCGATGCCGTCTTCGACGGCGCCCGCGGCAACTACGCCGAGGACGACACCATCAATCCCGTCAACGAGTACTCGCGCAGCAAAGCGGATGCCGAGGTCGCCGTCCGCGAGGAGCTGGGAGCGGCGCTCATCGTTCGCACCACCATCTACGGATGGAATTTCCAGCCCAAACAAAGCCTGGGCGAGTGGCTGGTGGCCGAGCTTTCCTCGGGCCGCAGCGTCATCGGCTTTAGCGACCTGGTTTTCTCCCCGCTCCTGGTGAATCACCTCTCGGAGCTCCTGCTGGAAATGATGGGACGCAGCCTGCAAGGCGTGTACCACGTGGCCGCCTCCGATTCCTGTACGAAGTATGATTTCGGCAAGCGCATGGCAAGGAAGTTCGGCCTGGACGAATCTCTGGTACGGCCGGGCACGACCGAGGACGTGCCGCGTCCTGCCCGCCGGCCCCGGAACCTGTCACTCAACACCGGTAAGATCGCGCGAGCACTGGGGCGGACGATGCCCACGGTGGATGAAGGAATTGCCGCCTTCGACGCCCTGCGTGACACCGGTTTTGCAGCACGGATGAAGGACAGAGGACCCGCTCATGCTCAGTCTTGA
- a CDS encoding N-acetylneuraminate synthase family protein gives MLSLDIGRRRIGDDQPTYFIADISANHDGDLERAKMLIQLCARAGADAAKFQNFRAPKIVSEQGFRSLSAQLSHQAKWKKSVYQVYQEASLPWEWTPVLKAECDRAGIEYSSTPYDFDAVDMLDPYVAIYKIGSGDITWPEMLRKVASKNKPVLLACGASDIGEVKAAVDTIRAVNPRLGLMQCNTNYTASLENFRHIHLNVLRTFRTMFPDLVLGLSDHTPGHATVLGAVALGARVVEKHFTDDNAREGPDHPFSMTPATWREMVDRTRELELALGSAEKKVAGNEQDTVVVQRRCLRAARNLEPGTLLTRDCLDVLRPAPRDAIFPYEIDKVIGMRLRARVEAGQHLRWTMLEGEPKAAGQS, from the coding sequence ATGCTCAGTCTTGACATCGGGCGCCGCCGCATCGGCGACGACCAGCCCACCTATTTCATCGCCGACATCTCCGCCAATCACGACGGCGACCTGGAGCGGGCGAAGATGCTCATCCAGCTTTGCGCTCGGGCCGGCGCTGATGCGGCCAAGTTCCAGAACTTCCGCGCACCCAAGATCGTCAGCGAGCAGGGGTTCCGCAGCCTCAGCGCCCAGCTCTCCCATCAGGCCAAATGGAAGAAGTCGGTTTACCAGGTGTATCAGGAAGCCAGTCTGCCCTGGGAATGGACGCCGGTATTGAAGGCGGAGTGTGACCGCGCCGGGATCGAGTATTCCTCCACGCCCTACGACTTCGACGCCGTGGACATGCTCGACCCCTACGTCGCGATCTACAAGATCGGTTCCGGCGACATCACCTGGCCGGAGATGCTGCGCAAGGTGGCGAGCAAGAACAAGCCGGTGCTGCTGGCCTGCGGCGCCTCCGACATCGGTGAAGTAAAGGCGGCGGTGGACACCATCCGTGCCGTCAATCCCCGGCTCGGCCTCATGCAGTGCAACACCAATTACACCGCGAGTCTGGAGAACTTCCGCCATATCCATCTCAATGTGCTAAGGACCTTCCGCACCATGTTCCCCGACTTGGTCCTGGGCCTGTCGGACCACACCCCCGGACATGCCACCGTGTTAGGGGCGGTAGCTCTGGGCGCGCGCGTGGTCGAGAAGCACTTCACCGATGACAATGCCCGCGAGGGCCCCGATCACCCCTTCTCCATGACGCCCGCCACCTGGCGGGAGATGGTGGACCGCACCCGTGAGTTGGAGCTGGCCCTGGGCAGCGCCGAGAAGAAGGTCGCCGGCAACGAACAGGACACGGTGGTGGTGCAGCGCCGCTGCCTCCGCGCTGCCCGCAACCTCGAGCCGGGTACCTTGCTCACCCGGGATTGCCTCGACGTCCTGCGCCCGGCGCCGCGGGACGCCATCTTTCCTTACGAGATCGACAAAGTGATCGGGATGCGCCTGCGCGCCCGCGTCGAAGCCGGCCAGCACCTTCGCTGGACCATGCTCGAGGGCGAGCCGAAAGCCGCGGGCCAAAGCTGA
- a CDS encoding glycosyltransferase, with product MRVLYFSRTLTGHDRRFLAKLAESEHEIWFLALEEHSPLPSDLAAKVRTAPSLGAAGFGIRQLPGLAPRLQASLSKIRPDLVHAGPVPSCGYLAALAGFHPLLLQSWGSDILVDADRDAAHQEATRSALAHADALFCDCDAVRVKAQSLGGPTGDRVVQFPWGVDLQRFRPGAAPQSRQRLGWQDAFVVLSTRSWEPLYGIDVLVEAFRLAARREPRLRLLLAGSGSLAPAVEAQIAAGGLEGFTHRPGNIDHDQLPDYFRAADLFMSCSYSDGSSVSMLEAMATALPVLLTDAPGNREWVAAGENGWLGAPGNAESFATGLLRAVKASSREREAMGAANRRAVESRADWHRNFPKLLEAYSRLGSARTERTGGA from the coding sequence ATGCGCGTCCTTTATTTCTCGCGGACGCTCACCGGCCACGACCGGCGCTTCCTGGCCAAGCTGGCGGAGTCGGAGCACGAGATCTGGTTCCTGGCGCTGGAGGAGCATTCCCCGCTGCCCAGCGACCTGGCCGCGAAGGTGCGCACCGCCCCCTCTCTCGGCGCGGCGGGCTTCGGGATCAGGCAGCTTCCCGGGCTCGCTCCCCGGTTGCAAGCCTCACTCAGCAAGATCCGACCCGACCTGGTGCACGCGGGCCCGGTGCCGTCGTGCGGATACCTGGCAGCGCTTGCCGGCTTCCACCCGCTCCTGCTGCAATCCTGGGGCTCCGACATCCTGGTGGATGCCGATCGTGATGCCGCCCACCAAGAGGCCACCCGGTCGGCCCTGGCGCACGCTGACGCGCTGTTCTGCGATTGCGATGCGGTGCGAGTGAAGGCACAAAGCCTGGGCGGCCCCACGGGCGACCGCGTGGTGCAGTTCCCATGGGGCGTGGACCTGCAGCGCTTCCGTCCGGGAGCGGCGCCTCAGTCACGCCAGCGGCTCGGCTGGCAAGATGCCTTCGTGGTGCTCTCCACCCGCTCCTGGGAACCTCTGTACGGCATCGACGTGCTGGTCGAGGCGTTCCGCCTTGCGGCGCGGCGCGAACCGCGCCTGCGCTTGCTGCTGGCGGGCAGCGGGAGTCTGGCCCCTGCCGTCGAGGCCCAGATTGCAGCAGGCGGGCTCGAGGGATTCACTCATCGTCCCGGCAACATTGACCACGACCAGCTTCCCGATTATTTCCGCGCCGCCGACCTGTTCATGAGTTGCTCCTACAGCGATGGCAGTTCCGTCTCGATGCTGGAAGCCATGGCCACGGCGCTTCCCGTGCTGCTGACCGATGCCCCGGGGAACCGCGAGTGGGTCGCGGCGGGCGAGAATGGATGGCTTGGCGCTCCGGGAAACGCAGAATCGTTTGCTACCGGGCTGCTCCGCGCCGTGAAGGCTTCATCCAGGGAACGCGAAGCGATGGGCGCGGCCAACCGCCGGGCCGTCGAGTCCCGCGCTGACTGGCACCGGAATTTCCCAAAACTGCTGGAAGCTTACTCGCGCCTGGGCAGCGCCAGGACAGAGCGGACGGGCGGCGCCTAG
- the pseB gene encoding UDP-N-acetylglucosamine 4,6-dehydratase (inverting), whose product MGVLDRQSVLITGGTGSFGKKLLQIALKEHHPKKLIVFSRDELKQHEMRRDFPDGPGSPLRYFLGDVRDRDRMERAFRGVDMVIHAAALKQVPACEYNPFEAVQTNVVGAKNVIDAALDQGVKKVLAVSTDKAVNPVNLYGATKLCAEKMFVQANAYSGDQDTHFSVSRYGNVVGSRGSVIPVFQAQRASGRVTVTDPRMTRFWITLDQGVRFVLECIRQMQGGEIFVPKLPSMNIMDLVEAVAPGCKTDTVGIRPGEKVHEVLVSEDEARHTVELENMYVIKPNHPWWETNGWRHGKSLPDGFRYASDTNTQWLRVPELQGLIREEAAPEPVTAAQHETRPGAR is encoded by the coding sequence ATGGGCGTTCTGGATCGGCAATCAGTCCTCATCACCGGCGGCACGGGATCGTTCGGGAAGAAGTTGCTGCAGATCGCGCTCAAGGAACACCACCCGAAGAAGCTGATCGTCTTCAGCCGCGACGAGCTCAAGCAGCACGAGATGCGGCGCGATTTCCCCGACGGACCGGGCTCGCCGCTGCGCTACTTCCTGGGCGACGTGCGCGATCGCGATCGCATGGAGCGCGCCTTCCGCGGGGTGGACATGGTCATCCACGCCGCCGCCCTCAAGCAGGTTCCGGCCTGCGAGTACAACCCCTTCGAGGCAGTGCAGACCAACGTGGTGGGAGCCAAGAACGTGATCGACGCCGCCCTTGACCAGGGCGTGAAGAAGGTCCTGGCGGTCAGCACCGACAAGGCGGTGAATCCCGTGAACCTCTACGGCGCCACCAAGCTGTGCGCGGAGAAGATGTTCGTGCAGGCCAATGCTTACTCCGGTGACCAGGATACGCATTTCAGCGTCTCCCGCTACGGCAACGTCGTCGGCAGCCGGGGAAGCGTGATCCCGGTGTTCCAGGCGCAACGAGCCAGCGGCCGGGTCACGGTCACCGATCCGCGCATGACCCGCTTCTGGATCACCCTGGACCAGGGCGTGCGCTTCGTCCTGGAGTGCATCCGCCAGATGCAGGGGGGCGAGATCTTCGTTCCCAAGCTGCCCAGCATGAACATCATGGACCTGGTCGAGGCAGTGGCGCCGGGATGCAAGACCGACACCGTCGGCATCCGCCCGGGAGAGAAGGTCCACGAGGTGCTGGTTTCGGAGGACGAAGCCCGGCACACCGTCGAGTTGGAGAACATGTACGTGATCAAGCCCAATCATCCCTGGTGGGAGACCAACGGATGGAGGCACGGCAAGTCTCTACCAGACGGCTTCCGCTATGCCAGTGACACTAACACGCAGTGGCTGCGCGTCCCCGAGCTCCAGGGGTTGATCCGTGAAGAGGCTGCACCGGAGCCGGTGACGGCCGCACAGCACGAGACGCGACCAGGCGCACGCTAG
- a CDS encoding polysaccharide biosynthesis tyrosine autokinase — translation MESDKLVRSAQPAELGPPLMPYPYGPGTPEEASLGEYWRILVKRKWTVIATLVVVMTLATVISLRTTPLYMAVGKIAIFRDSNDLVNFKDVGTTTSDDWDYTVAMDTQVKILQSDSMALAVGRNLAAGSAAAKENVQNLGTIPLGTTASLDPKQEQAAIGEIRSNLTITTIPNTRMIEIRFLSPDPNRAAQVVNTLTSTFIQENLKTRYESIMQASDWLQKQLADLQMKVEVSQEKLVKYQKENDILGIDEKQNIVTVKLDELNRDLIAAQADRIQKEANYKLAQKGSAELNSGQPNNLLEKLRTQESDLKTLLAQLSTQFGPSYPKVREVKNQLAQVEASILQENSKALARMQRDYQTAMQREQLLRGALEEQKAEANKLNQRAIQYNLLKRDVDTNRQLYEGLLQKLKEAGMAAGLRSSNIRIIDSARVPTSPATPDIPRNLAIALLIGLTGGVALAFVRESLDNTIRTPEHVAQIAALPALGIIPSSLRLAPKAGNGRPNLTLAAATARGDGIELVSHSRPKSEMAEAYRALRTSILLSSLGAPPKVILVTSALPQEGKTTTSINSAIVLAQKGARVLLVDADLRRPGIHQKMGLKPRAGLSTLLAGSETFDNLVIPSPQLPNLFVLPAGPAPPHPAELLGSDLMKNYLAQWRERFDHILIDTPPVLSVTDAVLLSVDADSVVLVIRSGQTTKEALRRARSILTQVNARMMGVVLNAVDLQSPDLHYYYYGTKYGGQYYEENPRN, via the coding sequence GTGGAGTCTGACAAGCTAGTCCGCAGCGCTCAGCCGGCCGAACTCGGGCCTCCCCTGATGCCCTATCCCTACGGTCCCGGCACTCCCGAAGAGGCGTCCCTTGGCGAGTACTGGCGGATCCTGGTAAAGCGGAAGTGGACCGTCATCGCGACCCTGGTCGTGGTCATGACCCTGGCTACGGTCATCTCGCTGCGGACCACGCCTCTATACATGGCCGTGGGGAAGATTGCGATCTTCCGCGACAGCAACGACCTGGTCAACTTCAAGGACGTGGGCACCACTACCTCAGACGACTGGGACTACACCGTCGCGATGGATACGCAGGTGAAGATCCTGCAAAGCGACTCTATGGCGCTGGCGGTGGGGCGAAATCTCGCCGCTGGCAGCGCCGCCGCCAAGGAGAACGTGCAGAACCTGGGGACCATCCCCCTGGGAACGACCGCGAGCCTGGATCCCAAGCAGGAGCAGGCCGCCATCGGCGAGATCCGCTCCAATCTGACCATCACCACGATTCCCAACACGCGCATGATCGAGATCCGCTTCCTGAGTCCCGATCCCAATCGCGCGGCGCAGGTCGTCAACACTCTCACCAGCACCTTCATCCAGGAGAACCTGAAGACCCGCTATGAATCCATCATGCAGGCCTCCGACTGGCTGCAAAAGCAGCTCGCCGACCTGCAGATGAAAGTCGAGGTCTCGCAGGAAAAGCTGGTGAAGTACCAGAAAGAGAACGACATCCTGGGGATCGACGAGAAGCAGAACATCGTCACCGTCAAGCTGGACGAGTTGAACCGCGACCTGATCGCAGCCCAGGCCGACCGCATCCAGAAAGAGGCCAACTACAAGCTGGCGCAGAAAGGCAGCGCCGAGCTCAATTCCGGCCAGCCGAACAACCTGCTGGAGAAGCTGCGCACCCAGGAGTCCGACCTCAAGACGCTGCTGGCGCAGCTCAGCACCCAGTTTGGGCCGTCGTATCCCAAGGTCAGGGAGGTCAAGAACCAGCTGGCGCAGGTCGAAGCCTCCATCCTGCAGGAGAACAGCAAGGCCTTGGCGCGCATGCAGCGCGATTACCAGACCGCCATGCAACGGGAACAGCTGCTGCGGGGCGCCCTCGAGGAGCAGAAGGCGGAGGCCAACAAGCTCAACCAGCGGGCCATCCAGTACAACCTGCTGAAGCGCGATGTCGATACCAACCGCCAGCTCTACGAAGGCTTGCTGCAGAAGCTCAAAGAGGCGGGGATGGCGGCCGGCCTGAGGTCGAGTAACATCCGCATCATCGATTCCGCGCGTGTTCCCACTTCACCGGCGACGCCGGACATCCCGCGGAACCTGGCGATCGCACTGCTCATCGGGCTGACCGGCGGCGTGGCCCTGGCCTTCGTGCGCGAATCGCTCGACAACACCATCCGCACGCCGGAGCACGTGGCTCAGATCGCCGCCCTGCCTGCGCTAGGCATCATCCCCAGCAGCCTGCGCCTGGCCCCCAAAGCGGGCAACGGCCGGCCGAACCTGACTTTGGCGGCCGCCACCGCACGGGGCGACGGCATCGAACTGGTCTCGCATTCGCGTCCCAAGTCGGAGATGGCGGAGGCTTACCGCGCCTTGCGTACTTCCATCCTGCTCTCGTCGCTGGGCGCGCCGCCCAAGGTCATCCTGGTGACCAGCGCGCTGCCGCAGGAGGGCAAGACCACCACCAGCATCAACTCGGCCATCGTGCTGGCGCAGAAGGGCGCGCGCGTGCTGCTGGTGGACGCCGACCTGCGCCGTCCCGGCATCCATCAGAAGATGGGGCTGAAGCCGAGGGCCGGCCTGAGCACGCTGCTGGCCGGCAGCGAGACTTTCGACAATCTCGTGATCCCCTCGCCCCAGCTGCCCAATTTGTTCGTGTTGCCGGCGGGACCGGCCCCGCCCCACCCGGCGGAGCTGCTGGGCTCCGACCTCATGAAGAACTATCTGGCGCAGTGGCGGGAGCGCTTTGACCACATCCTGATCGACACGCCGCCGGTGCTCAGCGTTACCGACGCGGTCCTGCTCTCGGTGGATGCCGACTCGGTGGTGCTGGTCATCCGCTCGGGACAGACGACCAAGGAAGCCCTGCGCCGCGCCCGCAGCATATTGACCCAGGTGAACGCGCGCATGATGGGCGTGGTCCTCAACGCGGTCGACCTCCAGTCTCCCGACCTCCACTACTACTACTACGGCACCAAGTACGGCGGGCAATACTACGAAGAGAACCCGCGCAACTAA
- a CDS encoding carbohydrate binding domain-containing protein, translated as MSAPAKNSRPRERAPDGQERVLRWPLEGGRRLRFLACGIAVVALFIAWVGADLAAKLLATSLRPERVALAAHLDPFNAAYPHILGRIAFYQRQDLPVAIEHYGAATRLNRYSARYWLDLANAQQIMAQAEESRKSLQQALAADPTNPMVTREAANYYLVLGDTQTALRLLAMTVRYDPPNARSAIDLSWRATQDARAVMNQVLPPTADAYLLFLQVLMERRQADAALQAWDGIMALKQNVPLDSALPYIQYLIDEGRIERAHAAWTQIRRREGTRATGESLVDNGGFEDDIVNGGFSWRYQNQPHVALAIDQRDAYHGRRSLLITFDGEAVQDAGIYQFIAVEPDTGYRLSARVRTDDLEGAGAPQLLVADRTGKPFFLSEPFAASGAWREVTGDFRTGADTKLMALRVVRVPGKTRIRGKVWLDDLSVVRK; from the coding sequence GTGTCCGCTCCGGCAAAGAACTCGCGACCCAGAGAACGAGCGCCCGACGGACAGGAGAGGGTCCTGCGCTGGCCGCTGGAGGGAGGGCGCCGCCTCCGATTCCTTGCCTGCGGCATCGCCGTGGTCGCGCTGTTCATCGCCTGGGTGGGCGCCGACCTTGCCGCCAAGCTGCTGGCCACGAGCCTGCGCCCCGAGCGGGTGGCGCTGGCGGCGCATCTCGACCCTTTCAATGCCGCCTATCCACACATCCTGGGGCGCATCGCGTTTTACCAGCGCCAGGACCTGCCCGTAGCCATCGAACATTACGGCGCCGCGACACGTCTGAACCGCTACTCGGCACGCTACTGGCTCGACCTGGCCAACGCGCAGCAGATCATGGCGCAGGCGGAGGAGTCGCGGAAGTCGTTGCAGCAAGCCCTGGCTGCCGATCCCACCAATCCGATGGTGACGCGCGAAGCCGCCAATTACTACCTGGTGCTAGGTGATACCCAGACCGCCCTCAGGCTGCTGGCCATGACCGTCCGCTACGATCCGCCGAACGCCCGCAGCGCCATTGACCTGAGCTGGCGCGCGACCCAGGATGCGCGCGCGGTGATGAACCAAGTCCTGCCGCCGACGGCCGACGCCTACCTTCTTTTCCTGCAGGTGCTGATGGAGCGCCGCCAGGCCGACGCCGCGCTGCAAGCCTGGGACGGCATCATGGCGCTCAAGCAGAATGTTCCCCTGGATTCCGCTCTCCCTTACATCCAGTACCTGATCGACGAAGGCCGGATCGAGCGCGCACACGCTGCCTGGACCCAGATAAGGCGGCGCGAGGGCACGCGCGCCACCGGGGAAAGCCTGGTGGACAACGGAGGCTTCGAGGACGACATCGTCAACGGCGGTTTCTCCTGGCGCTACCAGAATCAGCCGCATGTCGCGCTGGCCATCGACCAGCGCGATGCCTACCACGGGCGGCGCTCGTTGCTCATCACCTTCGACGGTGAGGCCGTCCAGGACGCGGGAATCTACCAGTTCATCGCCGTCGAGCCTGACACCGGCTACCGCCTGAGCGCGCGAGTGAGGACCGACGATCTGGAGGGGGCGGGCGCTCCCCAGCTGCTGGTTGCCGATCGCACCGGCAAACCGTTCTTCCTGTCAGAGCCGTTCGCCGCGAGCGGCGCCTGGCGTGAAGTCACAGGAGACTTCCGCACCGGCGCCGATACCAAGCTGATGGCGCTCCGTGTGGTGCGGGTGCCGGGCAAAACGCGGATCCGCGGCAAGGTCTGGCTGGACGATCTTTCGGTGGTGCGCAAGTGA